From a single Peromyscus maniculatus bairdii isolate BWxNUB_F1_BW_parent chromosome 4, HU_Pman_BW_mat_3.1, whole genome shotgun sequence genomic region:
- the LOC143272957 gene encoding olfactory receptor 4F6-like: MNEANYSEVSEFIFLGLSVYRPTQCFLFVFSTISYATIFLGNFSVVLTVVLDPHLHSPMYLLLANLSFVDLCFSTSTVPKLISDLYSSHNTISFQGCIFQMFVLHVLGGCEMVLLVAMAWDRYVAICKPLHYLTIMSPRMCLLLVIGAWVIGLIHSVAQLAFVVHLPFCCSNEIDSFYCDLPRFIKLACIDTYRMEFLVTADSGLISVTTFFLLIVSYIFILFTVRKQSLGSLSKALSTLSAHISVVVLFFGPCIFVYIWPFPNVPVDKFLAILDFMITPILNPVIYTLRNKDMKVAMKRLSKQLLSMKRVS; the protein is encoded by the coding sequence ATGAATGAAGCAAATTACTCTGAAGTATCTGAGTTTATATTCCTGGGATTATCAGTCTACAGACCAACACAATGTTTCCTCTTTGTGTTTTCTACAATATCATATGCAACCATTTTTCTGGGGAATTTCTCAGTTGTGCTTACAGTTGTCCTTGACCCTCATTTACATTCACCCATGTACCTCCTTTTAGCTAATCTTTCATTTGTTGACTTATGTTTTTCTACCTCAACTGTTCCTAAGTTGATTTCTGATCTGTACTCCAGTCATAATACCATTTCATTCCAGGGCTGTATCTTCCAGATGTTTGTCCTTCATGTCCTGGGGGGATGTGAGATGGTGTTGCTGGTAGCCATGGCCTGGGACAGATATGTGGCCATATGCAAGCCCCTTCACTACCTGACCATCATGAGCCCACGAATGTGCCTTTTGCTTGTGATTGGTGCATGGGTTATTGGTCTCATTCACTCAGTGGCTCAGTTAGCTTTTGTTGTCCATTTGCCTTTTTGTTGTTCGAATGAGATAGATAGTTTTTACTGTGACCTTCCTAGGTTCATCAAACTGGCCTGCATAGACACCTACAGAATGGAGTTCTTGGTTACTGCTGACAGTGGATTAATTTCTGTCACTACCTTTTTCTTATTGATTGTCTCCTACATCTTCATACTGTTCACTGTACGGAAACAGTCCTTGGGCAGTTTGTCTAAGGCCCTCTCTACACTTTCTGCTCAcatctctgtggtggttttgttctttggaCCATGCATCTTTGTGTACATATGGCCATTTCCTAATGTCCCAGTGGATAAGTTTCTTGCCATTCTGGACTTCATGATTACGCCCATCCTGAACCCTGTCATTTACACactgagaaacaaagacatgaaggtGGCAATGAAGAGACTGAGTAAACAACTCCTGAGTATGAAAAGGGTCTCCTAA